ACCAACGACCTCGACGAGATGGGCACGGAATTGCGCATGTCGAACTCGACCTGAAGCAGAAGCGGGAGCAGTTGAACCTGCGCAGGATATTGAGCCCGATACAGGGCGTGGTGGTGGATTTGTACAAGAGCCGGGGCGATCTGGTGAAGCAGGAAAAGATCATGAAACTGGCGAAACTCAATCCGCTGCATGTGGAAACCGTTCTGCCGGAGAGTTATTTTGGCCGTGTTCGAACCGGACAAGCCTATACCGTTTCATTGCCTCTACTGGGGGCCAGCTACAAGGCAAAGGTGAGTCGCGTTGACAGGGTGATCGATCCGGCTAGCGGCACCTTCCGCGTGCGCTTGCTGTTACCCAATCCCAAGCTGGAAATCCCATCAGGCTTGCGTTGCGCCGTTGAATTCTGAGGTGCGCGCGTTGAACGGGTGCGGAAGCGCCTGTATGTGGTTTGTTTCATTGGATGGCACGTTGCATTTCTGGTAGCATCGCCCGCGCTTACCCGTGCGGCGAGCAGTTGAAGAACTTTCAGGGAAAACACCAAGCATGACGACTTTATTATTCTATGAGAAGCCAGTGCCATTAATCAGCGAAAGGCACTTGAAGTCGCGCATCGAAGCGACAGGGGATTTCGGTTTTTCCGCGTCCACCAATTCAATCCCGCTTGCGGTTATCGAGTTTGTCGATGCGGCAAAGGAGTATCCGATTGCTTTCACCGGCGAGGAAGGGGGGG
This is a stretch of genomic DNA from Nitrosomonadales bacterium. It encodes these proteins:
- a CDS encoding HlyD family efflux transporter periplasmic adaptor subunit: MNLRRILSPIQGVVVDLYKSRGDLVKQEKIMKLAKLNPLHVETVLPESYFGRVRTGQAYTVSLPLLGASYKAKVSRVDRVIDPASGTFRVRLLLPNPKLEIPSGLRCAVEF
- a CDS encoding SapC family protein; protein product: MTTLLFYEKPVPLISERHLKSRIEATGDFGFSASTNSIPLAVIEFVDAAKEYPIAFTGEEGGACRWWRLLTIQAPGTTGGCAPRASVSWSDGRGVNIRGPRSRVVRGW